One window of Botrimarina mediterranea genomic DNA carries:
- a CDS encoding DUF481 domain-containing protein yields MQRLRLLIILALALALRASSAAAQGAGETLPAPQLIPTYADLVPPNPAPPAEEEVAGEPVESGEVTPVIEENFGALLPGHEPVVPWYEPAYWFGPAPWDSGIEFGLNGTSGTSESVSFRVGGFIKRSAKDYKLDASLYHNRTQSNGVEVQSNALLDARYDWLFGESPWTVYVMTQTFYDEFQAFDLNVNANAGFGYQWFQEDWTKLTTSIGTGASREFGGPDSEWVPEAQFGVNYELQIDADKKLFAKADWFPEWEDFNDYRVLADVGMQIQLHQPSNMSLKLSATDRYDSDPQGVSPHNLNYSAMLIWKL; encoded by the coding sequence ATGCAAAGGCTACGGCTCCTGATCATCCTTGCGCTGGCGCTCGCCCTCCGGGCGTCGTCGGCCGCTGCGCAGGGCGCAGGCGAGACGCTGCCGGCGCCGCAACTGATCCCGACCTACGCGGACCTCGTCCCGCCGAACCCGGCGCCTCCGGCAGAAGAAGAAGTCGCGGGCGAGCCCGTCGAGTCGGGCGAGGTGACGCCGGTGATCGAAGAGAACTTCGGCGCGTTGTTGCCGGGGCACGAGCCCGTTGTGCCCTGGTACGAGCCGGCGTACTGGTTCGGCCCGGCGCCGTGGGACTCGGGGATCGAGTTTGGCCTCAACGGCACGAGCGGCACCAGCGAGTCGGTGAGCTTCCGCGTCGGCGGCTTCATCAAACGCAGCGCGAAGGACTACAAGCTCGACGCGTCGCTGTACCACAACCGCACCCAGTCCAACGGCGTCGAGGTGCAGAGCAACGCGCTGCTGGACGCGCGCTACGACTGGTTGTTCGGTGAGTCGCCGTGGACGGTCTACGTGATGACCCAGACCTTCTACGACGAGTTCCAGGCGTTCGACCTCAACGTCAACGCCAACGCCGGTTTTGGTTACCAGTGGTTCCAAGAGGACTGGACGAAACTCACGACGAGCATCGGTACGGGCGCCTCGCGCGAGTTCGGCGGGCCCGACAGCGAGTGGGTCCCCGAAGCGCAGTTCGGCGTGAACTACGAGCTACAGATCGACGCCGACAAAAAGCTATTCGCCAAGGCCGACTGGTTCCCCGAGTGGGAAGACTTCAACGACTACCGCGTGCTGGCGGACGTCGGCATGCAGATCCAACTCCATCAGCCGTCGAACATGAGCCTCAAGCTCTCGGCGACCGATCGCTACGACTCGGACCCGCAGGGCGTTTCGCCGCACAACCTGAACTACTCGGCGATGCTGATCTGGAAGTTGTAA
- a CDS encoding 3-keto-disaccharide hydrolase, protein MSTLRLAALLVFALVAVSSAVAEEGFTPLFNGENLDGWVQRGGEATYEVDADADGGPQIVGTSVASTPNSFLCTDRDYGDFVLEFEVLVDSSLNSGVQFRSQCFDEPQTVKLEVDGPDGESKEQTYKIPAGRVHGYQCEIDPSDRAWSGGVYDEARRGWLYDLKADNRAEARSAFKVGEWNHYRIECVGDHIETTVNGVPVAHLHDDVTPEGFIALQVHSVGSPEQVGKQIRWRNIRIQEIEE, encoded by the coding sequence ATGTCCACGCTTCGTCTTGCCGCGCTGCTCGTTTTTGCCCTGGTCGCTGTGTCTAGCGCCGTTGCGGAGGAGGGTTTTACGCCGCTGTTTAATGGCGAGAACCTCGACGGCTGGGTGCAGCGTGGCGGCGAAGCGACCTACGAGGTCGACGCCGACGCCGACGGCGGGCCGCAGATCGTCGGCACGAGCGTCGCGAGCACGCCCAACTCGTTTCTTTGCACCGATCGCGATTACGGCGACTTCGTCTTGGAGTTCGAGGTGCTGGTGGATTCGTCGCTCAATTCGGGCGTGCAGTTCCGCAGCCAGTGCTTCGACGAGCCGCAGACCGTCAAGCTCGAAGTCGATGGCCCTGATGGGGAAAGCAAAGAGCAGACTTACAAGATCCCCGCCGGCCGCGTGCATGGCTACCAGTGCGAGATCGACCCCTCGGACCGGGCCTGGTCGGGAGGCGTCTATGACGAAGCCCGTCGCGGCTGGTTGTACGACCTGAAGGCCGACAACCGCGCCGAGGCGCGTTCGGCGTTCAAGGTCGGCGAGTGGAACCACTACCGCATCGAGTGTGTCGGCGACCACATCGAGACCACCGTCAACGGCGTCCCCGTCGCCCACCTGCACGACGATGTGACGCCGGAGGGCTTCATCGCACTACAGGTCCACTCGGTCGGCAGCCCCGAGCAAGTCGGCAAGCAGATCCGCTGGCGAAACATCCGCATTCAAGAAATCGAAGAGTGA
- a CDS encoding glycosyltransferase, whose translation MKIALVSTQRTWGGGENVLAQLALGCRRAGHTIGVAAPAASATADWASKQLGIERLELPGRGRGPAAMWRLRNWITRTAPGVVVLNDPHAITYGGVALAGLGVPRVGVKHTCFPVRSAWKHNHLLERVVCVAEAARRECLAAGVQAAKLEVIHAGLDRLAPTNAEFAAAKSLLATKGGGAKHVLAIGSLLPVKGFDSLIESAARSSGWNLWIAGEGPQRDALEAQIARLGVADRVTLLGFRSDIGALLAAADVFASASHREGLSLVLVEAMMSGTPVVATPVGGNGEALQINEPGASPVARAVLPDDPAAMAAAIEAALQPTDENSRRIATARAWADEHFTIERMTRDYLALFERLAAVGRHSHAA comes from the coding sequence ATGAAGATCGCCCTCGTCAGCACACAACGCACCTGGGGCGGCGGCGAAAACGTGCTGGCTCAACTCGCGCTCGGCTGCCGACGCGCGGGGCACACCATTGGCGTCGCGGCGCCCGCTGCTAGCGCGACGGCCGATTGGGCCAGCAAGCAACTGGGGATCGAGCGGCTCGAACTCCCCGGCCGCGGCCGAGGCCCGGCGGCGATGTGGCGGCTGCGGAACTGGATCACCCGCACGGCGCCCGGTGTTGTCGTCCTCAACGACCCCCACGCCATCACCTACGGCGGCGTCGCGCTCGCGGGGCTTGGCGTCCCCCGCGTCGGCGTCAAGCACACCTGCTTCCCCGTCCGCTCGGCATGGAAACACAACCACCTGCTGGAACGCGTCGTCTGCGTCGCCGAGGCCGCCCGGCGTGAATGCCTCGCGGCTGGCGTTCAAGCAGCCAAGCTCGAAGTGATCCATGCGGGACTCGACCGACTAGCGCCTACCAACGCAGAGTTCGCAGCCGCGAAGTCGCTCCTGGCAACCAAAGGCGGGGGCGCGAAGCATGTCCTTGCGATCGGCAGCTTGCTGCCGGTGAAGGGCTTTGACTCGCTCATCGAATCCGCTGCTCGTTCGAGCGGCTGGAACCTCTGGATCGCCGGCGAAGGCCCGCAGCGCGATGCGCTCGAAGCTCAGATCGCGAGGCTTGGCGTCGCCGACCGTGTCACGCTGCTCGGCTTCCGTAGCGACATCGGCGCGCTGCTCGCAGCGGCCGACGTCTTTGCGTCGGCGTCGCACCGCGAGGGCCTGTCGCTAGTGCTCGTCGAGGCGATGATGTCCGGCACGCCCGTCGTCGCGACTCCCGTCGGCGGCAACGGCGAAGCGCTGCAGATCAACGAGCCCGGCGCTTCTCCCGTCGCCCGCGCGGTTCTGCCGGACGATCCGGCAGCGATGGCCGCCGCGATCGAAGCCGCTCTCCAGCCCACCGACGAGAACTCGCGTCGCATCGCCACGGCGAGGGCATGGGCCGATGAGCACTTCACGATCGAGCGGATGACCCGCGACTACCTCGCGCTGTTCGAACGACTCGCGGCTGTCGGTCGTCACTCTCACGCGGCATAG
- a CDS encoding FkbM family methyltransferase, with the protein MAGPFKQAFRDAQWCLRHGGLHGFSAAVAGRVADTPVTFNVHAPLLEHPVTLRVPSTDVSTYKQVVTRQEYAVELAKRPVTIVDAGANIGLASAYFASRYPDARILAIEPEAQNYDLLLKNTAPYPNIQAVRAALWSESGVIGVVDSGTGAWGFRTEALTDAMAANSVRAATLDELLDEHDFDHVDLLKVDIEGAEVEVFADTSAWIDRVNVVVAELHERYRTGCLRNFYNGTPGFPVEWTHGESTIVARRDWAAAGKSKASQRHAA; encoded by the coding sequence ATGGCTGGTCCCTTCAAACAAGCGTTCCGCGACGCCCAGTGGTGCCTACGCCACGGCGGGTTGCACGGCTTTAGCGCGGCCGTCGCCGGACGGGTCGCCGATACGCCGGTGACGTTCAATGTGCATGCGCCGCTGCTCGAACACCCCGTGACGCTGCGGGTCCCTTCGACGGATGTCTCGACCTACAAGCAGGTCGTCACGCGCCAAGAGTACGCCGTCGAGCTCGCGAAGCGGCCCGTCACCATCGTTGACGCCGGCGCCAATATCGGCCTCGCCTCCGCTTACTTTGCCAGCCGTTACCCCGACGCGCGGATTCTTGCGATCGAGCCCGAGGCGCAGAACTACGACCTCCTGCTGAAGAACACGGCGCCCTACCCGAACATCCAGGCCGTCCGCGCCGCGCTATGGAGCGAGTCCGGCGTGATCGGCGTGGTGGACTCCGGAACCGGCGCTTGGGGCTTCCGTACGGAAGCCTTGACCGACGCGATGGCCGCCAACTCCGTCCGCGCGGCGACGCTCGACGAACTGCTCGACGAGCATGATTTCGATCACGTCGATCTCCTGAAAGTGGACATCGAAGGAGCCGAGGTCGAGGTGTTCGCCGACACGTCGGCGTGGATCGATCGGGTGAACGTGGTCGTCGCCGAACTGCACGAGCGTTACCGCACCGGCTGTCTGCGGAACTTCTACAACGGCACGCCCGGCTTCCCCGTTGAATGGACGCACGGCGAGAGCACGATCGTCGCCCGTCGCGACTGGGCCGCGGCCGGTAAGTCGAAGGCGTCGCAACGTCACGCCGCCTGA